In Equus przewalskii isolate Varuska chromosome 6, EquPr2, whole genome shotgun sequence, one DNA window encodes the following:
- the CD3E gene encoding T-cell surface glycoprotein CD3 epsilon chain isoform X1, protein MQSGNLWRVLGLCLLSAGAWGQDETEETVPEKPASGQKRYEVSISGTTVKLTCPENFGNELVWEINDKKSDKKDYTLVLENFSEVENSGYYICYQENSKKTHYLYLKARVCENCMEVDLTAVATIIVVDLCITLGLLLLVYYWSKSKKARAKPVTRGADVGGRPRGQNKERPPPVPNPDYEPIRKGQRDLYAGLNQRAV, encoded by the exons ctgGCGCTTGGGGACAAGATG agaCTGAAGAAACTG ttcCAGAAAAACCCGCATCTGGACAGAAAA gATATGAAGTCTCCATCTCCGGAACCACTGTAAAGCTGACATGCCCTGAGAATTTTGGAAACGAATTAGTATgggaaataaatgataaaaaatctgATAAGAAGGACTACACACTAGTACTGgagaatttttcagaagtggagaACAGTGGTTACTATATCTGCTACCAAGAAAACTCAAAGAAGACCCATTATCTCTACCTGAAAGCCAGAG TGTGTGAGAACTGCATGGAGGTGGATCTGACGGCAGTGGCCACAATCATCGTAGTCGACCTCTGCATCACTCTGGGCTTACTGCTGCTGGTGTATTACTGGAGCAAGTCTAAAAAGGCCAGGGCCAAGCCTGTGACAAGGGGAGCAGATGTTGGCGGCAGGCCCCGGG gACAAAACAAGGAGAGACCCCCGCCTGTTCCCAATCCAGATTATGAG CCCATCCGGAAAGGCCAGCGGGACCTGTACGCTGGCCTGAATCAGAGAGCCGTCTGA
- the CD3E gene encoding T-cell surface glycoprotein CD3 epsilon chain isoform X2 has product MKRDVPEKPASGQKRYEVSISGTTVKLTCPENFGNELVWEINDKKSDKKDYTLVLENFSEVENSGYYICYQENSKKTHYLYLKARVCENCMEVDLTAVATIIVVDLCITLGLLLLVYYWSKSKKARAKPVTRGADVGGRPRGQNKERPPPVPNPDYEPIRKGQRDLYAGLNQRAV; this is encoded by the exons ttcCAGAAAAACCCGCATCTGGACAGAAAA gATATGAAGTCTCCATCTCCGGAACCACTGTAAAGCTGACATGCCCTGAGAATTTTGGAAACGAATTAGTATgggaaataaatgataaaaaatctgATAAGAAGGACTACACACTAGTACTGgagaatttttcagaagtggagaACAGTGGTTACTATATCTGCTACCAAGAAAACTCAAAGAAGACCCATTATCTCTACCTGAAAGCCAGAG TGTGTGAGAACTGCATGGAGGTGGATCTGACGGCAGTGGCCACAATCATCGTAGTCGACCTCTGCATCACTCTGGGCTTACTGCTGCTGGTGTATTACTGGAGCAAGTCTAAAAAGGCCAGGGCCAAGCCTGTGACAAGGGGAGCAGATGTTGGCGGCAGGCCCCGGG gACAAAACAAGGAGAGACCCCCGCCTGTTCCCAATCCAGATTATGAG CCCATCCGGAAAGGCCAGCGGGACCTGTACGCTGGCCTGAATCAGAGAGCCGTCTGA
- the CD3G gene encoding T-cell surface glycoprotein CD3 gamma chain, with amino-acid sequence MTETNMEQGKHLAGLILAITLLQGTMVQSQQEQHLMKVDDNQEDGSVLLICGSKNEEVTWFKDGVNISGRETTRNLGNRMTDPQGMYMCQGRVRNSSLQVHYRMCQNCIELNAATVLGFIFAEIISFFFLAVGVYFIAGQDGVRQSRASDKQTLLSNDQLYQPLKDREDDHYSHLQGNQQRKK; translated from the exons ATGACAGAGACCAACATGGAGCAGGGGAAGCATCTGGCTGGCCTCATCCTGGCTATCACTCTTCTTCAAG GTACCATGGTCCAGTCGCAACAAG AACAACATTTGATGAAAGTGGATGACAATCAAGAAGATGGTTCAGTACTTCTGATTTGTGGCTCAAAAAATGAAGAAGTCACATGGTTTAAAGATGGGGTGAACATAAGTGGAAGAGAAACTACACGGAATCTGGGAAATCGTATGACGGACCCTCAAGGGATGTACATGTGTCAAGGAAGAGTGCGAAATTCAAGTCTCCAAGTGCATTATAGAA TGTGTCAGAACTGCATTGAGCTGAATGCAGCCACTGTGTTGGGCTTTATCTTCGCTGAAATCATTAGCTTTTTCTTCCTGGCTGTTGGGGTCTACTTCATTGCTGGACAAGATGGAGTTCGCCAGTCAAGAG CTTCAGACAAGCAGACTCTGTTGTCCAATGACCAGCTCTACCAG CCCCTGAAGGATCGGGAAGATGACCATTACAGCCACCTCCAAGGAAACCAGCAGAGGAAGAAGTGA
- the CD3D gene encoding T-cell surface glycoprotein CD3 delta chain yields the protein MEHCRFLGSLILAALLSQVSLFKIDMDEIEERLILKCNSSIMQLEGTMGTPYKGGLDLGKRILDPRGTYMCGDAKENSSLQVYYRMCQNCVELDSATLAGIVITDIIATLLLALGVYCFAGHETGRLPRAADAQALLRNDQLYQPLRDRSDAQYSRLGENWPRKK from the exons ATGGAACACTGCAGATTTCTGGGTAGTTTGATATTGGCTGCCCTTCTCTCCCAAG tgagccTTTTCAAGATAGACATGGACGAAATTGAGGAGAGACTGATTTTGAAGTGCAATAGCAGCATCATGCAGCTAGAGGGAACGATGGGAACACCATACAAAGGAGGGCTGGACTTGGGAAAACGCATCCTGGACCCACGGGGAACATATATGTGCGGTGATGCCAAGGAAAACTCCTCTCTGCAAGTATATTATCGAA TGTGCCAAAACTGTGTGGAGCTGGACTCAGCCACCCTGGCTGGCATTGTCATCACTGACATCATTGCCACTCTGCTCCTTGCTTTGGGAGTCTACTGCTTTGCTGGACATGAGACTGGAAGGCTCCCGAGGG CTGCTGATGCTCAAGCTCTGTTGAGGAATGACCAGCTCTATCAG CCCCTTCGAGATCGGAGTGATGCTCAGTACAGTCGTCTTGGTGAAAACTGGCCTCGGAAGAAGTGA